DNA from Xiphias gladius isolate SHS-SW01 ecotype Sanya breed wild chromosome 9, ASM1685928v1, whole genome shotgun sequence:
TTTGTACTGGCAGTGCGCATGTCTTTGTCCCCTCCGTCCTCTACATTCCCCTTTACCTCGTTTTCAGGCTGAGACGCATCACTCTTCGTGTGAAAACCGCAGTCACACCAAAGTTCCTCGGGGTTTCTCACCCAACACGCGCCTCCTGGACCTGCGTGGTAACCACTTCCACTACATCCCTAGCAACAGCTTCCCAGGTGTCGCCCAGGTTGTGTCCCTGCACCTGCAGCGCTGCAAGATTGTGGAGGTGGAAGGCGGGGCTTTCAGTGGGATGAAAGGACTGATCTACCTGTACCTGTCAGAGAATGACCTCACTTCCCTCAGCCCTGATGCCTTTAAAGGTCTTTGTAGAACAGCCCTTTTGGCATTATTCTGACTTATGTGTCTTAATACCAACATTGACCTTCTGTAGTCTAAATCCACAGGTCTCCCTCAACTGACTTACCTCCACCTGGAGAATAACCGCTTCACCAGCTTCCCTAAAGGAGCATTCAAACTGGTGCCCAGCCTGCTAGCGCTTCACTTGGAGAACAACGCCATCACCAAGCTGGAGCCGGGCATATTGACCGGGGCAGAGGGTCTCAGAGCTCTCTACCTCACGGGGAACGCCATTGATCACGTGTCGCCCAGGGCTCTGGATCACACCAGTGACCTTGATACGCTCCACCTGGGAGGAAACAAGCTGAAGGAGGTGCCCACCGAAGCACTGAGCAAGGCAGGGAACCTCAGAGACCTGAGGCTGTCTGGGAATTCAATTCGCTGGGTGGGGCCAAATGCTTTTCAACCACTGGAGAGGTCGCTGAAGGAGCTGTATCTAGATAACATGGGACTGGAAAAGGTGAGTGGGCTGTAGATTTGAGGTATTCTAACCTATTTTTAATCAGCAACCTAGATCTTTCTCTTCAAaccttttcctttatttaatgaaatttcTGACATAATCACTCTCTCATTCTAGATGTCACAGAACTCCCTCGCAGGACTGGGTCCAGGGTTGAGAAGTCTATTCCTGGAGGGCAACCAGCTGGAGGAGGTGCCTGACTTCCACCCTCTCACTTCTTTGGAGGTCATCAACCTGGCTGACAATCCTCTGATGTGTGACTGCCCTCTGCTGCCACTGCGCTTGTAAGACAATTACAGCACACTGAGTGTAGGTGAAAATGATTGGGGTTTGGCCAACAGGAATTTCTAAAGCCTGAACATTTTCCTTAGGTGCGTATGCGGGATAAGGATGTTTTATGCATGTTTTACgtctaaaataataaatttataTCTGGCACAACAAAGAGAGGGGTCTGACAACAAGGGTCCCCTGGCCAGGAGTCAAACCGTGAGCTTTGCATCTATATGGCATGCGCCCCAACCATTAGGCTATCAGGGCGCCCACATCTGggaatttttaataaaataatttggcCTTTCCTCTTCATCTAGGTGGATTGAAAAAGTCAACCTGAAGGTACGAGCCACCTGTGCCAATCCCCCTGAGCTGAGGAGTCGCAGGGTCAAGGACGTCCACGTCTTTAAAGCCTGCCCTGGAGGAGAGAGCCTCCCCTCGACCCCTACAGTCACCCCAAAGTCCGCTAAGGCACCCAAGGCAACCAAACCCAAACCAATGCACCTCAATGGCCTTAGGCATGTCAAAATGCTGAAAGTCAAAACCAAACTTCGCAAGAGTCCAGACACCAAACAGGCAGCAGGCAAGAAAACCAAGAAACGCAGTATGGCTTGAACCTGCTGCATTTGGAGTTTCGTCTGGCTTCTGTactgatttttatatatatatatttttattttattttttttttttttttttgagaccaCAGCTTCCAATAAGTGACCATAGTTGAAGATTTTGAGGTGAAACATTGGGTTGAACtcactaaaatactgtaacCTCTGCCAGCTATGAAAGCTCTGACAGCTGAGGCTGTGTTGTATTTGACATCTCGGACCAGTCAGTTttcattaacaacattttactACAGTTTTTTCCTGCAGTATTTTCTCTTGGGTGTCTAAGGtcaaaaagttttgttttttttaaatccaagaAACCTAGACTGAGCACACATTCTCTGTGTCAGCACTGCTTTGTTTCAAACATTAGATTGACATTCCCAGTTAAGATCATGCTGGTTAGATCAAAGGCTTTTAGCTCCTCATTATCTCTGTTGGACATTTTAGCATCTTGAAGAAGTAAACTAAGTTAATGTCATTAGCATAAATGCAAAacggctgtttttttttttattacaaaattatAGATTCTTTGGCTTCATGTTAGTTATCCTTAACCACTACATCTCAACCTCATGTCCCAGTTGTAAAGATAATTTAAGAAAACTTCAAATCAGTAAATGGAGGAAACTATTTTTTATCAGTGAttgtatatttacaaaaaagaatATCTGGATATaaaacaggacaaaataaaacataaaaaatatttgtctgcATGTCATTACAACCCCAAAAATGAAATAGAGACCTTCAGAGTCATATTTCAAAATTTGATGTTAGACTCAGCATGAGTGAAGTTAAGCTCAAAAAGTTATCTGCACACATGGCGAAAGTGAGGTAGTTTTAAAACTGGCTAAGCTGGTGCTTATGAACTATGGTATAGACAGTCATGATTTTAAGGTATATCGAGTATTTAAAGCTGTGATCCTTAATAATTTCATGGAATCAAACCTTGTTTTTTATACTATTTAAGGTCTGTGATTTTCTGTTATAgtcattcagtgtatttacatccTAAAAATTACCCCTTTAAACAGCACCTTTCACAGTACACACGAGTGTACTGAGCTTAGTGCTGACCATAATTGTTGGCATTTTTGTGAGCAGATCAGTTTTAAAGATTACAAGTAGTAACAGAACAGGAAGGGGGAGCTACAGtaacaatcagattttaaagATTGTGGAGATTTGCAGCTGACGGGCTGCACGCCAGCTTCTCAGTAAGGTAATCGACTCCATGGTGCTCGGCTGCTGCATGAAATGAGATCACGATTGAAATTACTCTTGGtcgacttctttattaaaacaatgtggGTTTGCTTGGCTGTGCACTGAACAAATACACCGGTTGCTTTTCTGCTCTATTTCTGAGCAGCAGATAAGCAGCTGCTCAAGAAGTTTTTGTTGCCCCCGGAATTGTGGGGCCTGTAGTATACAACCAAActtgttaccaccagtaaccacgggtgtcaccaaatcaactaggactgaaatcttaaggattatcACTTTAAACCAACAGACTTAAAAGATGTTCTAGCTCTCCCTAGTAATATACCTTTTCTATTTGCTCAAAATACATCCcagcctgcttttgtctgtctcctctctgtccttttaaTGCCACATTGGCCTTATTTTTCTCCATCATGTAGTCATTTGAGTCTCTTTGAACCTCCACCTTTTCAACTGTTCTATATCCCCGTCTCATCTCTCCATTCCTCCAGCCTCTCCTGCTCCATACTGCTCTCCAATATTTCATCCACGGCACTGTCATTTTCTTGGCTCCTCTCCAATTGGTCCGgtatttgtctttcattttcactctgctCCATGTTGCTTTCACCAGTAAAGCTCTCTTCCAATGATCCCCGCTCTTCAAGTCCATCttttgcagctttatttttctctgtcttttcatgtgCTGCATTTTCCAAGCTGGTCTGCTCTGGCACCTCATGTTGTCCTGACTTACTCtgtccccctccctcctcctgtttgATTGTGGGCAGACAGACTTGTTGAGCGTTGCCTGGAGGATCAATGGGTGtctccatctccacctcctccactttCACTTGCACTGCAAAGACTACACAGACAGTATTAAGTCAGATATTTACCTAAATTGTCTCACGAAAATGAGAAAACGTGAACAGCATGTAGTATGAGTTTGTCCACTTactctcctgctcctctggcTCAGTCTTGATGAGTGGCACTTTTGGAGGAAGACTGAGGTCTACCACCCCCGGAGGACTCTTATTGTCAGTGACCTCAGGCTGCTGACCAGCATCATCTTTAGCTTGCTCATCAGACAGCCTCTTCTTTGCATTCTTCTTTTCTATAGAAAGCAACACAAGGAGGTGAGggaattatttttcattacctTCATATGAGAGAAAACACTAGATCTGATGTACATTTCTGAGGCAAAACGTACTCTTTCTCCCGTATATGAAGGACTTGGGTCTCTTGTTCCGTGCCACCTGGTTTGTGATTAAATCTactggaaaacaggaaaaaaaaaacacctgtcacCTTTCTATAATGTCAAAAACATCTCTACTGCACGGCACTGACCAGCACCTCCTATCTGTAATAGCGGTAGAGTAGAGGTTAAGGAAGTTTTCTACcacatttgattaattgatgtGTTGACATGGAGTCTTACATCCGATTTCaatcaaaactaaaatgtaaacaactcAATCAGAATAGAGTGGCTTAGGTGGATTAACCCAGCTCTCTGCGCTGACACTCGCTCTTAATATTGTAGCACTATGGATTATTCTATTAACAGAAGTTGTTTACCAAGTCCAGGGGGCGGCTGGAGCTGGTAGCCCATGAGCTCGCACCAGCCCACGGGGTAGATGTCTGGGGACTGGTGGTCGACCCACTGGTCAAACTCATCCTCCCAGCCGTCGAAGTGGATGAGCAGCAGGCGGCCCACACAGTGCTTCACAGTGGCGACACACACCAGGCGTGGCTCCATCAGGTCCACTGCCTCCAGCTTCATGTTGGCGGAGAAGCTGTGACCTGGATAGTCCTGAGGAAAGACAAATTGCAGGCTCGTATGCTGTTGGATCGAGTTTGAACTAATAGGATTGCACCCCTAGTATTTGGGTGAAGACTTTTATAGATGGGTTGTGAAAGGGACTGTCTTAGTCTGCTGGTATGTTCATGCTGTGACTAAGGCAAATAAATTGTGGGTGCGATCACAATAATATGTTGCTAAACAGAGAGCACAACTTCAAATGCTGCACTAGGTTTGGACTCTATCATACAGTGGTGAACAGTCGTGCCGGTGCAGCTTTAGCTTTGGTCTCCTTCAGGTATTTGTCCCAGGTGAAGGTCTGAGAGTCATAACCTGCCAGGAAACAGACATCTTTCATTAAAAGGGTAGTAAAGCAAACTAGCACCAGCAGAACACAGTACACACGTGGTGGAGACAAAGCCTGAGCTACATTACTGCCTGAATGAAGCAGACTGTGTGGAAATGCACCACgagtgtatgtttacatttaccTTGAGGTACAGTGAGAGGGATGTTGTTCTTTTTACAGAAGTCCACAGGAAGGATGGCATGAGAGGATGCGTGGTAACAAAACCAGTCAGAGCCATTGCTAGATGTGGTGCAATCAATACCAACCATCAGGTAGCCATCTAACAGCACCTGGAGAAGTGAAGGGGGGCAGAGtaagagacacagaggaaacagaaatagaaaataatgcacaaaaaataaCCAACCAAAAATTGCTGTCTTACCTTGTGTACAGTGGCCACACAGATGTTTCCCAGGTTGAGAGGGTCAATGGCCTCAAGCTTCATTCCTTCTTCAAAGAAACTTCCTTCCATATAGACGATCCTGGGCTGCAGGTCACACAATGGGTGACAAGGGGTCTTGCTAAGGCAGCGTTATATAGTGTGTGACTTTCCATAGATAGTGAGTGCAGATTACTGTCACATCAGCAATGGCTGGGACAATCACTATTATTAATTACTACTGTCATCAAATATTGAGTTGTGATTATGATCTGGGACCAAAATCCAGAGTTCAGAATTGAGAATAAGTGTTTCTATTACTTTCAACATATTCCTTGTGGTCCAGCCTAAACTCTTAACAAGAGTTAAATGCTGAAGTCATGtgcaattattattaataaactGTAAGGATTTTAAGCATTACAGCAGGACACAGTAGAATATCAGCGTTAACTGTCTGAGTCATGAGTCTAAAATATGAAATGTCATCACATCTAACAAAACTCAATACAGGGGGCGTTAACAGAGACAAACTGCACCGCTATCCAGTGTGGATTTACTGCTCAAGTTCCAGTGCACTGCCACCATATTAATAAAAGTCACAAGGAAAAGCAGCTGTTGGGTCTATCTATGCTTTTTTGAATTCAGTTGATAATTTTCTTAAGCAATAAcatttttcttacctttttgaATAGCTGGAATGTACTGTCAGAGTTACCCCTCAAACCGCTGGCACCAGCTTCCACACTGTTTGCtatatttattgtaaaattaagaaaatctACAAGTTAAAATCTTCAGTTCGAGCGTGACACAattgctttaaatttaaaaaagtcctTCCTCTGCCTAAGAGAAGGAACTAAGAGCACAGATCTAATTTCATCAATTTTGATCACTGATCGTAATTTTCAGATCTGTCAAGATTTATAGGAGTGTTGACAGTCTTAACACAAATGGCCTACTGTAAATAAACCACTGTTTGGTGGCCTTCCCTAACACAAAACCTCAAATCCAACCAGCTGGTCTGATCAACTGTTTTTCAGTGCCCTGACATCATTAAATTTTCTTCCGGGATTGGCTGAACATCTGGGCCCCCAAGTGTAACCACCAGAGATTTAGTCTTCCTCCATCTCCAGTGTTTCCACTGCTGACTGCTCAGTTGGCTCTCTGTCCCTACATCAAGCTTAGTTACATTTATTGGATTTCTCTTGCATGTTATTCAAGCATGTTGCTGTTTCTGTTCTAGTACCCGTGTCAtttactctgtgtgttttttctggctATGTTGCATGCTGTCAGTCATATGTATTGATAAACTAAATCCTAGACTTACCGGGTGCCTTAATGGCATGACCCACTTTGCTGGACCAGCCCAACGGGTGCAGGAGGGGACTCCACATGTGGCACCAGAAATCAGAGACGGCGTTCTCGGGGGCGTCGCTTTGGTCTGCGTACACCAGCTGGAGACGGCCACCAATAATGGAGTCTATAATGGCCACGCGGGTCCGGCTCACATGTTTGGGGTCCACCACCTCCACACGCATGCCTATTCTGAAAGAGGTCCTCAAGTCCTCTGTCAGCTGGGAAAAGGACATAAAAAGAGGGCGGAGATGGGACAGAGATGCTGATTATGTTAAATTAAGccaataaaattaaacaattcaTCATACTTTACTATACAACAACAGAGCCAAATCACTGCGTCTAGCAGCATCCAGCTTTACCTTCAAGTAGAAATCAACAGGTAGAGTGTTGGCGCCCACCAGCTTTTTCATCAGATACTCTTTCCAATCTGATATGTTCTGCTTCACATCTATGGAGACCCACAATTTCTCAAATTAGAACATATCCTATCGTTAATATATCTGATATTGGCCAATCACAACATATTTTAATTGTTCAGTATCTGTTATATTAAACCTGATAACAGTATATGATCCACTGTCCTACATGTTTTCTAAGTGCTAGTCCAACCAGCACAGTAAGTTCCGCATTTGCACGGCACAGTAAGATCAGATTCGATTGTGAATCGTCACCTTGTGGTGGCACCAGCAGCTTGCTCGTCATGGCACACCATCCAATAGGCTTCAGCTCTCCTGAAACGAGGCTGCACCAGAAATCATGGCCGCTGTCGCGCTCAAAGCCTTCATATCTCAACAGTGCTTTATATCCTGGAGACaatggaggggaggaagaggaggagtaaAGTTATagtgaataagaaaaaaaaaaaaaaaaggtcaaattccTAATCTTAAAAGACTGACGGTTCAATAACGTAATGGCCTGTTaaaagaaacactgacagacagatgtaCACACCTGCAATCTGGATAACAGTAGCGATCCAGTAGACTTTACTGGGCAGGACAGCGTTAGTGTTCAGGACCTCCACCTTCATCCCTACGGTGATGTCGTCCCACTGGGCACACAGTGGAGCCTGCAGAGTGGAAGGTCAGATATTTCCTTACAGATCATCAGTGTGACGTGTTTTATATACACGCAATATTTTTTTAGGAATTTCAAGAGTTATTCTCAGTAACACCAAGAActcattttttgtgttaaataaatCCTTTTGGAAGTATAGTGCTTTAATTAAATATCAGGTGTCAGCCATGTCCACCTCCACTATAGTGGACGTTCTCCTCCCGACCAAGGCTGCATAAAATGGCTTGTAAATTctggaatgttttttctttcaccccctcatattttctttcatcttactatttcagtttttcatagttttatgTGAAACTATACTTAAGTTTAAGTATCTACTAAGATACTTAAGATAGTCAATCGAACAGTTTCCTTAACAAGTCCGCTCACATTCATGAACTGAAGTTTTTCGCAATGTTGTTTATACTGTTTAAGAGTCTCTGCTCCTgaaaatttaagatttaaaaaggaacacaacaaatgattttttttacataaaattttgTTCAATTTTAAGATAC
Protein-coding regions in this window:
- the l3mbtl2 gene encoding lethal(3)malignant brain tumor-like protein 2 isoform X1, which translates into the protein MPYHCVAYGCGKTAEDGVTLFKFPKDLEEFRKWEKQVQRTRAQWVATPNSHLCSEHFGKEYFEPRPPTGALKLRPGAAPTVFVRPLCSSCSGVGCSNCLPAIQRRGITAEPKERNINAEHIELAPIQSNDTDAGGDKEHLTGGVVKPGDKNREERPVVCEMCGTTGNISTFFSKSKRFCSISCSRSYSSNSKKSSILARLQGKPPSKKATVLNKVNKAPPTPTGLDESGFEWGAYLEREASLAASVSCFRHAPLCAQWDDITVGMKVEVLNTNAVLPSKVYWIATVIQIAGYKALLRYEGFERDSGHDFWCSLVSGELKPIGWCAMTSKLLVPPQDVKQNISDWKEYLMKKLVGANTLPVDFYLKLTEDLRTSFRIGMRVEVVDPKHVSRTRVAIIDSIIGGRLQLVYADQSDAPENAVSDFWCHMWSPLLHPLGWSSKVGHAIKAPANSVEAGASGLRGNSDSTFQLFKKPRIVYMEGSFFEEGMKLEAIDPLNLGNICVATVHKVLLDGYLMVGIDCTTSSNGSDWFCYHASSHAILPVDFCKKNNIPLTVPQGYDSQTFTWDKYLKETKAKAAPARLFTTDYPGHSFSANMKLEAVDLMEPRLVCVATVKHCVGRLLLIHFDGWEDEFDQWVDHQSPDIYPVGWCELMGYQLQPPPGLVDLITNQVARNKRPKSFIYGRKKKKNAKKRLSDEQAKDDAGQQPEVTDNKSPPGVVDLSLPPKVPLIKTEPEEQEIFAVQVKVEEVEMETPIDPPGNAQQVCLPTIKQEEGGGQSKSGQHEVPEQTSLENAAHEKTEKNKAAKDGLEERGSLEESFTGESNMEQSENERQIPDQLERSQENDSAVDEILESSMEQERLEEWRDETGI
- the l3mbtl2 gene encoding lethal(3)malignant brain tumor-like protein 2 isoform X3, yielding MPYHCVAYGCGKTAEDGVTLFKFPKDLEEFRKWEKQVQRTRAQWVATPNSHLCSEHFGKEYFEPRPPTGALKLRPGAAPTVFVRPLCSSCSGVGCSNCLPAIQRRGITAEPKERNINAEHIELAPIQSNDTDAGGDKEHLTGGVVKPGDKNREERPVVCEMCGTTGNISTFFSKSKRFCSISCSRSYSSNSKKSSILARLQGKPPSKKATVLNKVNKAPPTPTGLDGFEWGAYLEREASLAASVSCFRHAPLCAQWDDITVGMKVEVLNTNAVLPSKVYWIATVIQIAGYKALLRYEGFERDSGHDFWCSLVSGELKPIGWCAMTSKLLVPPQDVKQNISDWKEYLMKKLVGANTLPVDFYLKLTEDLRTSFRIGMRVEVVDPKHVSRTRVAIIDSIIGGRLQLVYADQSDAPENAVSDFWCHMWSPLLHPLGWSSKVGHAIKAPANSVEAGASGLRGNSDSTFQLFKKPRIVYMEGSFFEEGMKLEAIDPLNLGNICVATVHKVLLDGYLMVGIDCTTSSNGSDWFCYHASSHAILPVDFCKKNNIPLTVPQGYDSQTFTWDKYLKETKAKAAPARLFTTDYPGHSFSANMKLEAVDLMEPRLVCVATVKHCVGRLLLIHFDGWEDEFDQWVDHQSPDIYPVGWCELMGYQLQPPPGLVDLITNQVARNKRPKSFIYGRKKKKNAKKRLSDEQAKDDAGQQPEVTDNKSPPGVVDLSLPPKVPLIKTEPEEQEIFAVQVKVEEVEMETPIDPPGNAQQVCLPTIKQEEGGGQSKSGQHEVPEQTSLENAAHEKTEKNKAAKDGLEERGSLEESFTGESNMEQSENERQIPDQLERSQENDSAVDEILESSMEQERLEEWRDETGI
- the l3mbtl2 gene encoding lethal(3)malignant brain tumor-like protein 2 isoform X2; its protein translation is MPYHCVAYGCGKTAEDGVTLFKFPKDLEEFRKWEKQVQRTRAQWVATPNSHLCSEHFGKEYFEPRPPTGALKLRPGAAPTVFVRPLCSSCSGVGCSNCLPAIQRRGITAEPKERNINAEHIELAPIQSNDTDAGGDKEHLTGGVVKPGDKNREERPVVCEMCGTTGNISTFFSKSKRFCSISCSRSYSSNSKKSSILARLQGKPPSKKATVLNKVNKAPPTPTGLDESGFEWGAYLEREASLAASVSCFRHAPLCAQWDDITVGMKVEVLNTNAVLPSKVYWIATVIQIAGYKALLRYEGFERDSGHDFWCSLVSGELKPIGWCAMTSKLLVPPQDVKQNISDWKEYLMKKLVGANTLPVDFYLKLTEDLRTSFRIGMRVEVVDPKHVSRTRVAIIDSIIGGRLQLVYADQSDAPENAVSDFWCHMWSPLLHPLGWSSKVGHAIKAPANSVEAGASGLRGNSDSTFQLFKKPRIVYMEGSFFEEGMKLEAIDPLNLGNICVATVHKVLLDGYLMVGIDCTTSSNGSDWFCYHASSHAILPVDFCKKNNIPLTVPQGYDSQTFTWDKYLKETKAKAAPARLFTTDYPGHSFSANMKLEAVDLMEPRLVCVATVKHCVGRLLLIHFDGWEDEFDQWVDHQSPDIYPVGWCELMGYQLQPPPGLDLITNQVARNKRPKSFIYGRKKKKNAKKRLSDEQAKDDAGQQPEVTDNKSPPGVVDLSLPPKVPLIKTEPEEQEIFAVQVKVEEVEMETPIDPPGNAQQVCLPTIKQEEGGGQSKSGQHEVPEQTSLENAAHEKTEKNKAAKDGLEERGSLEESFTGESNMEQSENERQIPDQLERSQENDSAVDEILESSMEQERLEEWRDETGI